From Geotalea uraniireducens Rf4:
AAAAACATTTATGAGGAAGGAGAACTGGACCCGCAGGCAACTATCCGGAAATTCCGGATAGTTCAAATTGAAGGTTCCCGTGAGGTTACGCGGGAGATCGAGCACTACTCTCTGGAAGCAATACTTGCCGTCGGGTATCGGGTCCGCAGCAAGCAGGGAACACAATTCCGGCGTTGGGCAACGGAACGCTTAAAGGAATACCTTGTCAAAGGCTTCACCATGGATGACGAGCGGTTGAAAAACCCGCCGGTGGCCGGTTCGGCCGTTCCCGACTATTTCGATGAAATGCTCGAACGCATCCGCGACATCCGTGCCAGCGAGCGCCGCATGTATTTGCGGGTGAAGGAGATTTTCGCCATGGCGGGGGATTACGCCCCCTCCTGGCCGGAGACAACCAAGTTTTTCAGCGTGATCCAGAACAAGCTGCATTATGCCGCCACCGGCATGACCGCCCCGGAGTTGATTCAAAGTCGCGCCGATCATGCCTTGCCCAACATGGGGTTGACCAACTGGAAGGCGGGCGAGGTCCGCAAGACCGATGTGACCATCGCCAAGAACTACCTGAACGAGCAGGAGATCAAAGCGCTGAACCGGATCGTGGTCATGTGGCTGGACTACGCCGAAGATCAGGCGTTGCGGCGCAAGCAGGTGTTCATGAAGGACTGGGAGCAGAAATTGGATGAGTTTCTCAGGTTCAATGACCGGAAGGTGCTTCCCAATGCCGGTTCTGTCAGCAAGAAGAACGCTGAGGCCTTTGCCCGTGATGAGTATGACCAGTTTGCCCAGCAGCGGCGGGAGTACAAGGAAGCTCTTGGCGAGGAAGAGTCCATCAGGAGGCTGGAGGAAGCGGCGAAGCTGGTGGGGCGGGGGCAGAGGAAGGTTGAGGGGGGCTCAATTCATTGAAATCAGAAAAGCACAGTGGCGGGTAAACGTGGGGTAGTCGTGGATGTTGTGGACATCTTTGGACTATGTGGACGTAATGGACTGGGTTGGGAGAGGAGGTGTTTTTCATGGCTGACGGGGAAGGGTTGATTCCGAAGCATGGTGGCTATCGTAACCTGAAGAGCTTTCAGCTTTCCCAGCTTGTCTATGATGTTACGGTGCGGTTCTGTGACCGCTACATTGACCGGTTTAGCCGTACGCGCGACCAGATGGTGCAGGCGGCGCGCAGCGGCGTGCAGAACATTGCCGAAGGGAGCCAGGCGTCCGGCACCTCGAAAAA
This genomic window contains:
- a CDS encoding virulence RhuM family protein, which codes for MKNNLPTKGEFLVYQTEDGRTRVECRFENETLWLSQALLAELYQKDVRTINEHLKNIYEEGELDPQATIRKFRIVQIEGSREVTREIEHYSLEAILAVGYRVRSKQGTQFRRWATERLKEYLVKGFTMDDERLKNPPVAGSAVPDYFDEMLERIRDIRASERRMYLRVKEIFAMAGDYAPSWPETTKFFSVIQNKLHYAATGMTAPELIQSRADHALPNMGLTNWKAGEVRKTDVTIAKNYLNEQEIKALNRIVVMWLDYAEDQALRRKQVFMKDWEQKLDEFLRFNDRKVLPNAGSVSKKNAEAFARDEYDQFAQQRREYKEALGEEESIRRLEEAAKLVGRGQRKVEGGSIH